In Macadamia integrifolia cultivar HAES 741 chromosome 12, SCU_Mint_v3, whole genome shotgun sequence, the following are encoded in one genomic region:
- the LOC122057691 gene encoding MLO-like protein 6, with amino-acid sequence MAGDTTTTVSRSLENTPTWAVAAVCFVLVLVSLIIEEIIHLIGKWLMRKQKRGLYEALEKIKSELMLLGFISLLLTVLQTSISKICVSEKAGNSWSPCSTTVEVSTTTKLGVVSGDHSRRLLSFLDSDEGFRRILAATTGESCATGKVALISYEAIHQLHVFIFVLAVFHVIHCITTMALGRMKMKSWKKWEKETQTAEYQFSHDPDRFRFARDTSFGRRHLNFWSEKPILLWIFCFFRQFFRSVTKVDYLTLRHGFIMAHLAPQSQNNFNFQKYINRSLEEDFKVVVGISPIIWFFAVVFLLFNTHGWYSYLWLPFIPLVILLLVGTKLQVIITKMGLKIQDRAEVVKGTPVVEPGDDLFWFNRPRLVLYLIHFVLFQNAFQLAFLTYTWIQFEGKKSCFHKYNEAIIIRIATGVVIQFLCSYVTLPLYALVTQMGTSMKPTIFNDRVATALKQWHHTAKKQIKHNKGSVTGTTPESSRPASPSHGTSPVHLMQNYRGMRSDEYPTSPRFKNADATPEIWNVKDSPPADNEINDDSSSSHLPLQQQKLVHRGSVVGAEVYERDDQSGEPQRSPARSIRTGQHEIDMGSLEFSFAKRSRT; translated from the exons ATGGCCGGAGACACTACCACTACGGTCAGTCGGTCTCTGGAGAATACTCCGACATGGGCCGTAGCCGCGGTCTGTTTCGTGTTGGTTCTTGTCTCTCTTATCATCGAGGaaatcattcatttaatcgGAAAG TGGTTGATGCGTAAACAAAAACGAGGTCTCTATGAAGCATTGGAAAAGATCAAATCAG AGCTGATGCTGCTAGGGTTTATATCTTTGCTGCTAACGGTTCTCCAAACATCAATTTCGAAGATTTGCGTCTCAGAGAAAGCTGGAAATTCTTGGAGTCCATGTAGTACTACAGTCGAAGTGAGTACAACGACCAAATTAGGGGTTGTTTCAGGGGATCATAGCCGGAGACTTCTCTCGTTTCTTGACTCCGATGAAGGTTTCCGGCGGATTTTAGCTGCAACAACTGGGGAGTCATGCGCAACA GGAAAAGTTGCTTTGATTTCTTATGAAGCAATTCACCAACTTCATGTCTTCATCTTTGTGTTAGCTGTTTTCCATGTCATCCATTGTATTACTACAATGGCTTTGGGTAGAATGAAG ATGAAAAGCTGGAAGAAGTGGGAAAAGGAAACACAGACAGCTGAATATCAGTTCTCACATG ATCCAGATAGGTTCAGGTTTGCAAGGGATACATCATTTGGTAGAAGGCACTTAAACTTTTGGAGTGAGAAGCCTATTCTCCTCTGGATT TTTTGCTTCTTCAGACAATTCTTTAGATCAGTTACAAAAGTGGATTACCTGACCCTACGCCATGGCTTTATCATG GCCCATTTGGCACCTCAAAGccaaaacaatttcaattttcagAAATACATCAACCGATCACTTGAAGAAGATTTCAAGGTTGTCGTTGGTATCAG TCCAATAATCTGGTTCTTCGCGGTGGTATTCCTATTATTCAATACCCATG GCTGGTATTCTTACCTATGGCTGCCATTTATCCCGTTGGTT atccttctattGGTGGGGACAAAGTTACAAGTGATCATAACGAAAATGGGGTTGAAGATTCAAGATAGAGCAGAGGTCGTGAAGGGCACCCCCGTGGTTGAACCCGGTGATGACCTCTTCTGGTTCAACCGCCCTCGCCTTGTTCTCTATCTCATCCACTTCGTTCTCTTTCAG aATGCATTTCAGCTAGCCTTCTTAACATATACTTGG ATACAATTTGAGGGGAAGAAGTCTTGCTTCCACAAATACAATGAAGCCATTATCATCCGAATTGCAACTGG GGTTGTCATTCAGTTCCTCTGTAGTTACGTCACTCTCCCTCTATATGCGTTGGTTACACAG ATGGGTACGAGCATGAAGCCCACAATCTTCAACGATAGAGTGGCGACGGCTCTAAAACAATGGCACCACACGGCGAAGAAGCAAATAAAGCATAACAAAGGAAGTGTCACAGGCACAACACCAGAGTCAAGTAGGCCAGCATCACCGTCGCATGGCACGTCTCCCGTTCATCTCATGCAGAATTACCGAGGCATGCGCTCTGACGAATACCCAACCTCTCCCAGATTCAAGAATGCCGACGCTACTCCTGAAATCTGGAACGTCAAAGACTCACCTCCCGCAGATAACGAAATCAATGATGACTCTTCTTCCTCTCACCTTCCTCTGCAGCAGCAGAAGCTTGTGCACCGTGGTAGTGTAGTTGGGGCAGAGGTTTATGAGAGAGATGATCAGAGTGGTGAGCCTCAGAGATCACCAGCTCGCTCTATCCGCACTGGCCAGCATGAAATCGATATGGGTTCACTAGAATTCTCCTTTGCCAAGAGATCTAGAACGTAA
- the LOC122057659 gene encoding protein transport protein Sec61 subunit beta-like, which yields MARGTSQSQASSSSTSRPGTMAPRGSAAATAGMRRRRLGGASGGGGGGGGSGGFGGGGGGSNMLRFYTDDAPGLKITPTVVLVMSLCFIGFVTALHVFGKLYRYRSGPGA from the coding sequence ATGGCTAGAGGAACTTCACAATCTCAGGCTTCATCTTCTTCGACATCGCGGCCAGGTACTATGGCGCCGCGTGGTTCTGCGGCAGCAACCGCCGGGATGCGGCGGCGGAGGTTAGGTGGTGCTAGTGGTGGTGGCGGAGGAGGAGGTGGGTCCGGCGGATTCGGGGGTGGCGGGGGTGGAAGTAACATGTTGAGGTTCTACACCGATGATGCCCCAGGCTTGAAGATCACTCCTACTGTCGTCCTTGTCATGAGCCTCTGCTTCATCGGCTTTGTTACCGCTCTCCACGTCTTTGGAAAGCTATACCGCTACAGATCTGGTCCCGGTGCTTGA